The following proteins are encoded in a genomic region of Pseudomonas sp. Os17:
- a CDS encoding CoA pyrophosphatase, with translation MLDELLHRVSHYTPRTLETDRRFPEAAVLVPITRSDEPELVLTLRASGLSTHGGEVAFPGGRRDPEDPDLIFTALREAEEEIGLPPGLVEVIGPLSPLISLHGIKVTPYVGVIPDYVEYRANDAEIAAVFSVPLEFFRQDPREHTHRIDYQGRSWYVPSYRFGEYKIWGLTAIMVVELVNLLYDADISLHHPPKSFIDT, from the coding sequence ATGCTGGACGAGCTACTTCATCGGGTAAGCCATTACACCCCACGAACCCTGGAGACCGACCGACGTTTCCCCGAGGCTGCGGTGCTGGTTCCCATCACCCGCAGCGACGAACCGGAACTGGTGCTGACCCTGCGTGCCAGCGGGCTGTCGACCCATGGTGGTGAAGTGGCCTTCCCCGGTGGCCGGCGCGATCCGGAAGACCCGGACCTGATCTTCACCGCCCTGCGCGAGGCCGAGGAGGAGATCGGTCTGCCGCCGGGACTGGTGGAGGTCATCGGCCCCTTAAGTCCGCTGATTTCCCTGCATGGGATCAAGGTCACGCCTTACGTCGGGGTGATTCCCGACTACGTCGAATACCGGGCCAATGATGCCGAGATTGCCGCTGTTTTCAGCGTGCCCCTGGAGTTTTTTCGCCAGGACCCGCGCGAACACACTCACCGTATCGACTACCAGGGCCGCAGTTGGTATGTCCCCAGCTACCGTTTCGGCGAGTACAAGATCTGGGGCCTGACCGCGATCATGGTGGTCGAACTGGTCAACCTGCTGTACGACGCCGATATCAGCCTGCATCACCCGCCGAAATCCTTTATCGACACCTGA
- a CDS encoding gamma carbonic anhydrase family protein, with amino-acid sequence MKYRLGDARVDTHPQSWVAPNATLVGKVKLEEGASVWFNAVLRGDNELILIGKHSNVQDGAVMHTDMGFPLTLGTGVTIGHNAMLHGCTVGDYSLIGINAVVLNGAKIGKYCIIGANALIGEGKEIPDGSLVMGSPGKVVRELTEAQKKMLEASAAHYVHNGQRYARDLVEQEQ; translated from the coding sequence ATGAAATACCGCCTGGGCGACGCCCGAGTCGACACCCATCCACAGAGCTGGGTGGCCCCGAATGCCACCCTGGTGGGCAAGGTCAAGCTCGAAGAAGGGGCCAGTGTGTGGTTCAACGCCGTGTTGCGTGGCGACAACGAACTGATCCTCATCGGCAAGCACAGCAACGTCCAGGACGGGGCCGTGATGCACACCGACATGGGCTTTCCACTGACCCTGGGCACCGGCGTGACCATCGGCCATAACGCCATGCTGCATGGCTGCACCGTGGGCGACTACAGCCTGATCGGCATCAATGCGGTGGTGCTCAATGGCGCGAAGATCGGCAAGTACTGCATCATCGGCGCCAACGCGCTGATCGGCGAGGGCAAGGAAATCCCCGATGGCTCGCTGGTCATGGGGTCGCCCGGCAAGGTGGTGCGCGAGCTGACCGAGGCGCAGAAGAAAATGCTCGAAGCCAGCGCCGCCCACTACGTTCATAATGGCCAGCGTTATGCCCGAGATCTGGTTGAGCAAGAACAATGA
- a CDS encoding DUF1289 domain-containing protein, with product MTAPERPVASPCVSICALDEQDICTGCQRTVEEITRWSRMDNNERRAVLALCHERAKSSGLLWMVGSSSAS from the coding sequence ATGACTGCCCCTGAAAGACCCGTCGCCTCGCCTTGCGTGAGCATCTGTGCCCTGGATGAACAGGACATCTGCACCGGCTGTCAGCGCACGGTGGAGGAAATCACCCGCTGGAGTCGCATGGACAACAACGAGCGCCGCGCCGTCCTGGCCCTGTGCCACGAGCGGGCCAAGTCCAGTGGACTTTTGTGGATGGTCGGTTCCAGCTCGGCCAGCTGA
- a CDS encoding VUT family protein — MLFLITYISSVVLINYAFSVAPQLDIVWSAWGGLVFVLRDMVQTRFGHGAVVAMLAALVLSYVTSDPTIALASASAFAVSECIDWLVFSITKRPLHDRLWISSALSIPLDTFIFYGMIDAMTPGVILTALGSKFAGVTVVWLAMAWRLRKAACAG, encoded by the coding sequence ATGCTCTTCCTGATCACCTATATCAGCAGTGTCGTGCTGATCAACTACGCCTTTTCCGTCGCGCCGCAGCTGGATATCGTCTGGTCGGCCTGGGGCGGGCTGGTGTTTGTCCTGCGGGACATGGTGCAGACTCGCTTCGGCCATGGCGCCGTCGTCGCCATGCTGGCGGCCCTGGTGTTGTCCTATGTCACCTCCGACCCGACCATTGCCCTGGCCAGCGCCAGCGCGTTCGCCGTCTCGGAATGCATCGACTGGCTGGTGTTCAGCATCACCAAGCGGCCCCTGCATGATCGCCTGTGGATCAGTTCGGCCCTGAGCATTCCCCTGGATACCTTCATCTTCTACGGCATGATCGATGCCATGACCCCGGGGGTGATCCTCACCGCCCTGGGCTCGAAGTTCGCCGGGGTCACCGTGGTCTGGCTAGCCATGGCCTGGCGTTTGCGCAAAGCGGCGTGCGCCGGCTGA
- the purT gene encoding formate-dependent phosphoribosylglycinamide formyltransferase encodes MTRIGTPLSPTATRVLLCGCGELGKEVVIELQRLGVEVIAVDRYANAPAMQVAHRSHVINMLDGAALRAVIEAEKPHFIVPEIEAIATATLVELEAEGFTVIPTARATSLTMNREGIRRLAAEELDLPTSPYHFADTFEDYAKAVQDLGFPCVVKPVMSSSGKGQSLLRSVDDVQKAWDYAQEGGRAGKGRVIIEGFIDFDYEITLLTVRHVGGTTFCAPVGHRQEKGDYQESWQPQAMSPKALAESERVAKAVTEALGGRGLFGVELFIKGDQVWFSEVSPRPHDTGLVTLISQDLSQFALHARAILGLPIPLIRQFGPSASAVILVEGKSTQTAFANLGVALSEPDTALRLFGKPEVNGQRRMGVALARDESIEAARAKATRAAQAVVVEL; translated from the coding sequence ATGACTCGTATCGGAACTCCATTGTCGCCAACCGCGACCCGCGTCTTGCTTTGTGGCTGTGGTGAGTTGGGCAAGGAAGTGGTGATCGAGCTGCAACGCCTGGGTGTCGAGGTGATTGCCGTGGACCGCTACGCCAACGCCCCGGCGATGCAAGTGGCCCATCGCAGCCACGTGATCAACATGCTCGATGGTGCAGCGCTGCGGGCGGTGATCGAAGCCGAGAAGCCGCACTTCATCGTTCCGGAAATCGAGGCCATCGCCACCGCGACCCTGGTGGAGCTGGAAGCTGAAGGCTTTACCGTGATCCCGACCGCGCGGGCCACTTCGCTGACCATGAACCGCGAAGGCATCCGCCGCCTGGCCGCCGAAGAGCTGGACCTGCCGACCTCGCCGTACCACTTCGCCGACACCTTCGAAGACTATGCCAAGGCCGTGCAAGACCTGGGCTTCCCGTGCGTGGTCAAGCCGGTGATGAGTTCCTCGGGCAAGGGCCAGAGCCTGCTGCGCAGCGTCGATGACGTGCAGAAAGCCTGGGACTACGCCCAGGAAGGCGGGCGTGCCGGCAAGGGCCGGGTGATCATCGAGGGCTTCATCGATTTTGACTACGAAATCACCCTGCTGACCGTGCGCCACGTGGGCGGCACCACCTTCTGCGCGCCGGTCGGTCATCGTCAGGAGAAGGGCGACTACCAGGAATCCTGGCAGCCGCAGGCCATGAGCCCCAAAGCCCTGGCCGAATCCGAGCGTGTGGCCAAGGCGGTGACCGAAGCCCTGGGCGGCCGCGGCCTGTTTGGCGTGGAACTGTTCATCAAGGGCGATCAGGTGTGGTTCAGCGAAGTGTCGCCGCGCCCTCACGACACCGGCCTGGTGACCCTGATTTCCCAGGATCTGTCGCAGTTCGCCCTGCATGCGCGGGCGATTCTCGGCCTGCCGATTCCGCTGATCCGTCAGTTCGGTCCATCGGCTTCGGCAGTGATTCTGGTAGAAGGCAAATCCACCCAGACCGCGTTCGCCAACCTCGGCGTCGCCCTGAGCGAGCCGGACACTGCGCTGCGCCTGTTCGGCAAGCCGGAAGTCAATGGCCAGCGGCGCATGGGCGTGGCTCTGGCCCGTGACGAGTCGATCGAAGCAGCCCGGGCCAAGGCGACCCGTGCTGCGCAAGCGGTCGTCGTCGAACTCTGA
- a CDS encoding MFS transporter codes for MTTSTTYSTAAPAQPSNSASRVATASFIGTAIEFYDFYVYATAAALVIGPVFFPQSSGTAQMLSAFLTFGIAFLARPLGSALFGHFGDRIGRKSTLVASLLLMGVCTTLIGVLPGYDSIGAWAPILLCVLRFGQGLGLGGEWGGAALLATENAPAGKRAWFGMFPQLGPSIGFLAANGLFLALAMGLDDEQFRAWGWRIPFLLSAALVMVGLYVRLKLHETPVFANAVARQERVKMPLVELFSQYWMPVLLGAASMVVCYALFYISTVFSLSYGVATLGYSRETFLGLLCFAVLFMAAATPLSAWASDRFGRKPVLVVGGVLAILSGFTMEPLLTQGSTAGVALFLCIELFLMGVTFAPMGALLPELFPTHVRYTGASAAYNLGGIVGASAAPFFAQKLVAMGGLSWVGGYVSGAAILSLIAVLCLKETRNNDLNRVV; via the coding sequence ATGACGACCAGCACCACCTACAGCACCGCGGCGCCTGCCCAACCGAGCAACTCCGCCTCTCGGGTGGCCACCGCCAGTTTTATCGGCACCGCCATCGAGTTCTACGATTTCTACGTCTACGCCACCGCCGCCGCGCTGGTGATCGGACCGGTGTTCTTCCCCCAGAGCTCCGGCACCGCGCAAATGCTCTCGGCCTTCTTGACCTTCGGCATCGCCTTTCTCGCCCGCCCCCTGGGTTCGGCGCTGTTCGGCCATTTCGGCGACCGCATCGGGCGCAAATCGACCCTGGTCGCTTCACTGCTGCTGATGGGGGTCTGCACCACCCTGATCGGCGTGTTGCCGGGCTATGACAGCATCGGCGCCTGGGCACCGATCCTGCTCTGCGTGCTGCGCTTCGGCCAGGGCCTCGGACTGGGCGGTGAATGGGGCGGAGCCGCTCTGCTGGCCACGGAAAACGCCCCGGCTGGCAAACGCGCCTGGTTCGGCATGTTCCCGCAACTGGGCCCCTCCATCGGCTTTCTCGCCGCCAACGGCCTGTTCCTGGCCCTGGCCATGGGCCTGGACGACGAGCAGTTCCGCGCCTGGGGCTGGCGCATTCCGTTTCTGCTCAGCGCCGCGCTGGTGATGGTGGGGCTCTACGTGCGCCTGAAGCTGCACGAAACCCCGGTGTTCGCCAACGCCGTGGCGCGCCAGGAGCGGGTGAAGATGCCGCTGGTGGAACTCTTCAGCCAATACTGGATGCCGGTGCTGCTGGGCGCCGCCTCGATGGTGGTGTGCTACGCGCTGTTCTACATCTCCACGGTGTTTTCCCTGAGCTACGGCGTCGCCACCCTGGGTTACAGCCGCGAGACGTTCCTCGGCCTGCTGTGCTTTGCCGTGCTGTTCATGGCCGCGGCGACCCCGTTGTCGGCCTGGGCCAGCGACCGCTTCGGGCGCAAGCCGGTGCTGGTGGTTGGCGGCGTGCTGGCGATTCTGTCCGGCTTCACCATGGAACCGCTGCTGACCCAGGGCTCCACCGCCGGTGTAGCACTGTTTCTGTGCATTGAGCTGTTCCTGATGGGGGTGACTTTCGCCCCGATGGGCGCGCTGCTGCCGGAGCTGTTTCCGACCCATGTGCGCTATACCGGCGCTTCGGCGGCTTACAACCTGGGGGGCATTGTCGGTGCTTCGGCCGCACCCTTCTTCGCCCAGAAACTGGTGGCGATGGGTGGGTTGAGCTGGGTAGGCGGGTATGTGTCGGGGGCGGCGATCCTGAGCTTGATCGCGGTGCTGTGCTTGAAGGAAACGCGCAATAACGATCTGAATCGGGTCGTCTGA
- a CDS encoding HlyC/CorC family transporter codes for MTDSLPSGPMLAVIALLIVWSGLFTAIDAAQQHLLTQRNGSRSGDKATARLAFPKESLILCNTLCRVLAVIISTLLALFYWAEEGPWLACLISTSGLLVLAEYLPRTLALRYPEGTLSFGNSLLAIPMKLVYPLAWLLNAIGQLLLRPFAAKASAVKHSDDDPALLDDEPAPQEHHALSGIHALDNITVNDILVPRSEVQGINLDDPIEEIIAQLRLNKRTRLPVFHSDINQVEAVLNTRQIRHLLPDASLTKEALLAACHEPYFVPESTPLQLQLLNFHKQQRRLGMVVDEYGEVLGIVTLEDILEEIVGEFESEHSLDNPHIHPQADGRYVVEGAASIRELNKSLGWHLPSDGPKTLNGLVTEALETIPDSAVCLKIGRYRLEILETEENRVSRVLLWHTSSVPARV; via the coding sequence ATGACCGACTCCCTGCCCTCCGGGCCCATGCTCGCGGTAATCGCCCTGCTGATCGTCTGGTCGGGCCTGTTCACCGCCATCGACGCCGCCCAGCAACACCTGCTGACCCAACGCAACGGCTCGCGCTCCGGGGACAAAGCGACAGCGCGACTGGCCTTCCCCAAGGAAAGCCTGATCCTGTGCAATACCCTGTGCCGGGTCCTGGCGGTGATCATCAGCACCTTGCTGGCGCTGTTCTACTGGGCGGAAGAAGGCCCCTGGCTGGCCTGCCTGATCAGCACCAGCGGCTTGCTGGTACTGGCCGAATACCTGCCCCGCACCCTGGCATTGCGCTACCCGGAAGGCACCCTGAGCTTCGGCAACAGCCTGCTGGCGATCCCCATGAAGCTCGTCTATCCCCTGGCCTGGCTGCTCAACGCCATCGGCCAACTGCTGTTGCGCCCGTTTGCCGCCAAGGCCAGCGCGGTCAAGCACAGCGACGATGATCCGGCGCTGCTGGACGACGAGCCCGCGCCTCAGGAACACCACGCCCTGTCCGGCATCCACGCCCTGGACAACATCACCGTCAACGACATCCTGGTGCCCCGCAGCGAAGTGCAGGGCATCAACCTCGACGACCCGATCGAAGAGATCATCGCCCAACTGCGCCTGAACAAACGCACCCGGCTACCGGTATTCCACAGTGATATCAATCAGGTCGAAGCGGTGCTCAACACCCGGCAGATCCGCCACCTGCTGCCCGACGCCAGCCTGACCAAGGAAGCCCTGCTGGCCGCCTGCCACGAACCCTACTTCGTCCCCGAAAGCACCCCGCTGCAACTGCAACTGCTCAACTTCCACAAGCAGCAACGGCGCCTGGGCATGGTGGTGGACGAATACGGCGAAGTGCTGGGCATCGTCACCCTGGAAGACATCCTCGAAGAAATCGTCGGCGAGTTCGAAAGCGAGCACAGCCTGGACAACCCCCACATCCACCCGCAGGCCGACGGGCGTTATGTGGTGGAAGGCGCGGCCTCGATTCGCGAACTGAACAAGAGCCTGGGCTGGCACCTGCCCAGCGACGGCCCCAAGACCCTCAACGGCCTGGTCACCGAAGCCCTGGAAACCATTCCCGACAGCGCCGTGTGCCTGAAGATCGGCCGCTACCGCCTGGAGATCCTCGAAACCGAGGAAAACCGCGTCAGCCGCGTGCTGCTCTGGCACACCAGCAGCGTTCCCGCCCGGGTCTGA
- a CDS encoding cytochrome C assembly family protein, with the protein MLPLSPSLLPTLAAAVLYAAATFYQGSRLASGAKANKRLLVTLGILALLAHGLSLLTHLLTPAGLGLDFFSAASLIAAAVIALTLLACWRIPVENLLVLLFPLGALTALLAQFVPTGTVPVIDEEPGILAHILLSILAYGMFTIAVFQSLLLLVQDHQLKNKHPSGLIRNFPPLQTMESLLFGFLWAGWTLLSLSLISGWLFVENLFAQHLVHKTLLACLAWVVFSVLLWGRNRLGWRGHKAIRWTLAGFCLLMLAYFGSKLVREYILHI; encoded by the coding sequence ATGCTCCCCTTGTCACCCAGCTTGCTACCCACCCTCGCCGCCGCCGTCCTTTATGCCGCTGCGACCTTCTATCAAGGCTCTCGCCTGGCCTCCGGCGCCAAGGCAAACAAGCGCCTACTGGTTACGCTGGGCATCCTGGCCCTGCTCGCCCATGGCCTCAGCCTGCTGACCCACCTGCTGACTCCGGCGGGCCTGGGCCTGGACTTCTTCAGCGCCGCCAGCCTGATCGCCGCAGCGGTCATTGCCCTGACCCTGCTGGCCTGCTGGCGGATTCCGGTGGAAAACCTGCTGGTGCTGTTATTTCCCCTGGGCGCCCTGACGGCCCTGCTGGCGCAGTTCGTGCCCACCGGCACGGTGCCGGTGATCGATGAGGAGCCGGGGATTCTCGCCCACATCCTGTTGTCGATCCTGGCCTACGGCATGTTCACCATCGCGGTCTTCCAGTCGTTGCTGCTGCTGGTGCAGGACCACCAATTGAAGAACAAGCACCCTTCCGGCCTGATCAGGAACTTCCCGCCCCTGCAGACCATGGAAAGCCTGCTGTTCGGCTTTCTCTGGGCCGGCTGGACCCTGCTGTCGCTGTCGCTGATCTCCGGCTGGCTGTTCGTCGAAAACCTGTTCGCCCAGCACCTGGTGCACAAGACCTTGCTGGCCTGCCTGGCCTGGGTGGTGTTCAGCGTGCTGCTGTGGGGGCGCAACCGCCTGGGCTGGCGCGGGCACAAGGCGATTCGCTGGACCCTCGCAGGCTTCTGCCTGCTGATGCTGGCGTACTTCGGCAGCAAGCTGGTTCGTGAATACATCCTGCACATCTGA
- the ffh gene encoding signal recognition particle protein — MFENLTDRLSQTLRHVTGKAKLTEDNIKDTLREVRMALLEADVALPVVKDFVNSVKERAVGTEVSRSLTPGQAFVKIVQAELESLMGAANEDLNLSAVPPAVVLMAGLQGAGKTTTAGKLARFLKERKKKSVMVVSADVYRPAAIKQLETLANDIGVTFFPSDLSQKPVAIAEAAIKEAKLKFIDVVIVDTAGRLHVDSEMMDEIQALHAAIKPVETLFVVDAMTGQDAANTAKAFGDALPLTGVILTKVDGDARGGAALSVRAITGKPIKFIGMGEKTEALEPFHPERIASRILGMGDVLSLIEQAEQTLDKEKADKLAKKLKKGKGFDLEDFRDQLQQMKNMGGLGGLMDKLPSIGGVNLAQMGNAQSAAEKQFKQMEAIINSMTPAERRDPELISGSRKRRIAMGSGTQVQDIGRLIKQHKQMQKMMKKFSAKGGMAKMMRGMGGMLPGGGMPKI, encoded by the coding sequence ATGTTTGAAAACCTAACCGACCGTCTCTCGCAGACGCTGCGCCATGTCACCGGCAAGGCCAAGCTGACCGAGGACAACATCAAAGACACCCTGCGCGAAGTGCGCATGGCGCTGCTCGAAGCCGACGTCGCGTTGCCGGTGGTCAAGGACTTCGTCAACTCGGTGAAGGAACGTGCGGTCGGCACCGAAGTGTCCCGCAGCCTGACCCCGGGCCAGGCCTTTGTGAAGATCGTCCAGGCCGAGCTGGAAAGCCTGATGGGCGCGGCCAACGAAGACTTGAACCTCAGCGCTGTGCCGCCAGCCGTGGTGCTGATGGCCGGTCTGCAGGGCGCGGGCAAGACCACCACCGCCGGCAAGCTTGCGCGCTTCCTCAAGGAACGCAAGAAGAAGAGCGTGATGGTGGTGTCCGCCGACGTTTACCGTCCGGCGGCGATCAAGCAGCTGGAGACCCTGGCCAACGACATCGGCGTGACCTTCTTCCCGTCGGACCTGAGCCAGAAGCCGGTGGCCATCGCCGAAGCGGCTATTAAGGAAGCAAAACTCAAGTTCATCGACGTGGTGATCGTCGACACCGCCGGTCGCCTGCACGTCGACAGCGAGATGATGGACGAGATCCAGGCGCTGCACGCGGCGATCAAACCGGTGGAAACCCTGTTCGTGGTCGACGCCATGACCGGCCAGGACGCCGCCAACACCGCCAAGGCCTTTGGTGATGCGCTGCCGCTGACCGGGGTGATCCTGACCAAGGTCGACGGCGACGCCCGTGGCGGTGCCGCGCTGTCGGTTCGCGCGATCACTGGCAAGCCGATCAAGTTCATCGGTATGGGCGAGAAGACCGAGGCCCTGGAACCGTTCCACCCTGAGCGTATCGCTTCGCGGATCCTGGGCATGGGCGACGTGCTCAGTCTGATCGAGCAGGCCGAGCAGACCCTCGACAAGGAAAAGGCCGACAAACTGGCCAAGAAGCTGAAGAAGGGCAAGGGCTTCGACCTCGAAGACTTCCGCGACCAGCTGCAACAAATGAAGAACATGGGTGGCCTGGGCGGCCTGATGGACAAGCTGCCGAGCATCGGCGGCGTCAATCTGGCGCAGATGGGCAACGCACAGAGCGCCGCTGAAAAGCAGTTCAAGCAGATGGAAGCCATCATCAACTCCATGACCCCGGCCGAGCGCCGCGACCCTGAGCTGATCAGCGGTTCGCGCAAGCGCCGGATCGCCATGGGTTCCGGTACCCAGGTGCAGGACATCGGTCGCTTGATCAAGCAGCACAAGCAGATGCAGAAGATGATGAAGAAGTTCTCCGCCAAGGGCGGGATGGCCAAGATGATGCGCGGCATGGGCGGAATGTTGCCCGGCGGCGGCATGCCGAAGATCTGA
- the rpsP gene encoding 30S ribosomal protein S16, translating to MLTIRLALGGSKKRPFYHLTVTDSRNPRDGSHKEQVGFFNPIARGQEVRLSVNQERVAYWLSVGAQPSERVAQLLKESAKAAA from the coding sequence ATGCTAACAATCCGTCTTGCCCTTGGCGGCTCCAAAAAGCGCCCGTTTTACCACTTGACCGTGACCGACAGCCGTAACCCACGTGACGGTTCGCACAAAGAACAAGTTGGCTTCTTCAACCCGATCGCTCGTGGTCAAGAAGTACGCCTGTCCGTGAACCAAGAGCGCGTAGCCTACTGGCTGAGCGTGGGTGCACAGCCTTCTGAGCGCGTTGCTCAGTTGCTGAAGGAATCGGCTAAGGCTGCAGCCTGA
- the rimM gene encoding ribosome maturation factor RimM (Essential for efficient processing of 16S rRNA), whose translation MNATPAPADDLIVIGKIYSVHGVRGEVKVFSFTDPIKNLLDYKTWTLKREGSVKQVELVSGRGNDKFLVAKLKGLDDREEARLLAGYEICVPRSLFPELTDGEYYWYQLQGLKVIDTLGQLLGQIDHLLETGSNDVMVVKPCAGSLDDRERLLPYTEQCVLAVDLAAGEMKVEWDADF comes from the coding sequence ATGAACGCGACGCCAGCTCCTGCTGATGATTTGATCGTTATCGGCAAAATCTACTCTGTTCATGGCGTTCGCGGCGAAGTGAAGGTCTTTTCCTTTACTGATCCGATTAAAAACCTGTTGGACTACAAAACCTGGACGCTCAAGCGCGAAGGTAGCGTGAAACAGGTTGAGCTGGTCAGCGGACGCGGGAACGACAAGTTCCTGGTCGCAAAGCTCAAGGGTCTTGATGATCGCGAAGAAGCTCGTCTTCTGGCCGGTTACGAGATCTGCGTGCCGCGCAGCCTGTTCCCTGAACTGACCGACGGCGAGTACTACTGGTACCAGCTGCAAGGTCTCAAGGTTATCGACACCCTCGGGCAACTGCTCGGGCAGATCGATCACCTGCTGGAGACCGGCTCGAACGATGTAATGGTGGTCAAGCCTTGCGCTGGCAGCCTGGATGATCGCGAACGCCTGTTGCCCTATACCGAGCAATGCGTGTTGGCCGTCGACCTGGCAGCGGGTGAGATGAAGGTGGAATGGGACGCGGATTTCTAA
- the trmD gene encoding tRNA (guanosine(37)-N1)-methyltransferase TrmD, whose protein sequence is MGRGFLSVANLRVEVISLFPEMFSAISEYGITSRAVKQGLLQLTCWNPRDYTTDRHHTVDDRPFGGGPGMVMKIKPLEDALVQARNAAGEGAKVIYLSPQGRQLNQSAVRELANEDALILIAGRYEGIDERFIEAHVDEEWSIGDYVLSGGELPAMVLIDAVTRLLPGALGHVDSAEEDSFTDGLLDCPHYTRPEVYADQRVPDVLLSGNHAHIRRWRLQQSLGRTYERRADLLESRSLSGEEKKLLEEYLRERDDS, encoded by the coding sequence ATGGGACGCGGATTTCTAAGCGTGGCTAACTTGCGCGTAGAAGTGATCAGTCTGTTTCCCGAGATGTTTTCCGCCATCAGCGAGTACGGCATAACCAGCCGCGCGGTGAAACAGGGGCTGTTGCAGCTGACCTGTTGGAATCCGCGAGACTACACCACGGATCGACATCACACTGTGGACGATCGCCCGTTTGGCGGTGGTCCGGGCATGGTGATGAAGATCAAGCCCCTGGAGGATGCACTGGTTCAGGCCAGAAACGCAGCCGGGGAGGGTGCGAAGGTGATCTACCTGTCGCCCCAAGGCCGTCAACTGAATCAGTCGGCGGTGCGCGAGTTGGCGAATGAGGATGCATTGATCCTGATTGCTGGTCGTTATGAAGGCATTGACGAGCGGTTTATTGAAGCTCATGTCGATGAAGAGTGGTCGATTGGCGACTATGTACTCTCCGGTGGCGAGCTGCCGGCGATGGTCCTGATTGATGCGGTTACGCGACTGCTGCCCGGAGCTTTAGGGCATGTGGATTCCGCGGAGGAAGATTCCTTCACGGACGGTCTGCTGGATTGCCCGCACTACACCCGACCGGAGGTGTATGCGGATCAGCGTGTTCCCGACGTATTGCTAAGTGGCAATCACGCACACATCCGGCGTTGGCGTTTACAGCAGTCCCTTGGTCGGACCTATGAACGACGCGCCGATCTTCTGGAAAGCCGCTCGCTTTCTGGAGAAGAGAAGAAGCTGCTCGAGGAATATCTCCGCGAGCGGGACGATAGTTAA
- the rplS gene encoding 50S ribosomal protein L19, which produces MTNKIILALEAEQMTKEIPAFAPGDTIVVQVKVKEGDRSRLQAFEGVVIAKRNRGVNSAFTVRKISNGVGVERTFQTYSPQIDSMAVKRRGDVRKAKLYYLRDLSGKAARIKEKLA; this is translated from the coding sequence ATGACCAACAAAATCATCCTTGCACTCGAAGCAGAGCAGATGACCAAAGAGATCCCAGCCTTTGCCCCGGGCGACACCATTGTCGTTCAGGTGAAAGTGAAGGAAGGCGATCGTTCCCGTCTGCAGGCGTTCGAAGGCGTAGTTATCGCCAAGCGCAACCGCGGTGTGAACAGCGCGTTCACCGTACGTAAAATCTCCAACGGTGTTGGCGTAGAGCGTACTTTCCAGACCTACTCCCCGCAGATCGACAGCATGGCTGTCAAGCGTCGCGGTGACGTGCGTAAAGCCAAGCTGTACTACCTGCGCGACCTGTCGGGTAAAGCAGCTCGCATCAAGGAAAAACTGGCTTAA